One Microbacter margulisiae genomic window carries:
- a CDS encoding MBL fold metallo-hydrolase has translation MEAIRRNNMEVHQIINSVYQSNTYILFDHDSRHCWLIDCGDSYQVEAWLKENNKTVAGVLLTHTHFDHIYGLNTLKDQYPHIHVFTSENGAVSLYEPKYNFSRYHHTEFIYQSNDVAILKEHDVVELFPNHTLHVMETKGHDWSCLTYQVNQHLFTGDAYIPGLKVVATFPKSNKQEAEKSLTRILHTIQSDTTVCAGHGPIIVPIDDRTNNA, from the coding sequence ATGGAGGCTATACGGCGAAATAACATGGAGGTGCATCAGATTATCAATTCGGTATATCAATCAAATACCTATATTCTTTTCGATCACGACTCACGCCATTGTTGGCTTATTGATTGCGGGGACAGCTATCAGGTGGAAGCATGGTTAAAGGAGAACAACAAAACAGTCGCAGGTGTTCTGTTGACGCATACCCATTTTGATCACATCTACGGACTAAATACATTAAAAGATCAATACCCACATATTCATGTGTTCACTTCCGAAAATGGAGCGGTAAGCCTGTATGAACCAAAATATAATTTTTCCCGCTATCATCACACAGAATTTATTTATCAATCAAATGATGTTGCTATCCTGAAAGAGCATGATGTTGTGGAATTATTTCCCAATCATACGCTTCATGTCATGGAGACAAAAGGGCACGACTGGAGTTGTCTCACATATCAGGTTAATCAGCATCTTTTTACAGGGGATGCTTATATTCCAGGATTGAAAGTAGTAGCCACCTTCCCCAAAAGCAATAAACAAGAGGCTGAAAAATCATTGACAAGAATCCTACATACCATCCAATCCGACACAACGGTTTGTGCAGGACATGGACCCATAATTGT